A window of Cellulomonas fimi contains these coding sequences:
- a CDS encoding DUF5719 family protein, whose translation MSGGHVWRGRLVRAGSGLVVAGVVAGVVVAGGGAPGTAVDGLGPADVPVPPAATTLVCAGPLLLPDDTGRGDSAFDPTPVDPVTTVSAVSSTPGPGTVTTLDGSTTPARLGSGAQGVTVDQVASPLVVRAEPGDTAPARVGAVSSGVVTAGDLRGLSAASCQHPTADAWLVGGATDLTSTAQLVLVNAGSTPAEVAIEVWGPAGAVDLTGERYLVAPGAQRVVPVGAVAAEQRRLVVHVSTTGGRVAAHLQDSALDGFTPAGTDLVVPGQAPATRQVVTGVSVEGSEVGDEDAGALRLLAPGEEATTAAVSLLGPDGPTPLPGAESVELRPGEVTDVPLGGVAAGTYTLVVDADQPVVASAVLTRPGAAGELDDVPSLERAWAASSSPADGGVAVLPETTAGSLVLAGLPAPGLAADSVDGGGTAAATVRLLGDDGRVVAERRVAVPVGTTGAWSVEALVGGDGVVTPSTSLAAPTGTPVVRAVDVVLDDGTEAAWALVVGLSRPDGVLFSVLQPVPALVRAPDVAVQHDPRLGTR comes from the coding sequence GTGAGCGGGGGACACGTCTGGCGCGGTCGGCTCGTGCGCGCGGGCTCGGGGCTCGTCGTGGCGGGCGTCGTCGCCGGCGTCGTCGTCGCGGGCGGGGGTGCGCCCGGCACCGCGGTGGACGGGCTCGGCCCGGCCGACGTGCCCGTCCCGCCCGCCGCGACGACCCTCGTGTGCGCCGGGCCGCTGCTGCTGCCCGACGACACCGGCCGCGGTGACTCGGCCTTCGACCCGACCCCGGTCGACCCCGTCACGACGGTGTCGGCGGTGTCCTCGACGCCCGGGCCCGGCACGGTGACGACGCTCGACGGCTCGACGACCCCGGCCCGGCTGGGGTCGGGCGCGCAGGGCGTGACCGTCGACCAGGTCGCGTCGCCGCTCGTCGTCCGTGCCGAGCCCGGCGACACCGCGCCCGCCCGCGTCGGTGCCGTGAGCAGCGGCGTCGTCACCGCGGGCGACCTGCGCGGGCTGTCGGCCGCGTCGTGCCAGCACCCGACGGCCGACGCGTGGCTGGTCGGTGGCGCGACGGACCTCACGAGCACCGCGCAGCTCGTCCTCGTCAACGCCGGCAGCACGCCGGCGGAGGTCGCGATCGAGGTGTGGGGGCCGGCCGGCGCGGTGGACCTCACGGGCGAGCGCTACCTCGTCGCGCCGGGCGCGCAGCGCGTCGTCCCGGTCGGTGCGGTCGCGGCCGAGCAGCGCCGGCTCGTCGTGCACGTCTCGACCACCGGCGGGCGCGTCGCTGCGCACCTGCAGGACTCCGCGCTCGACGGGTTCACCCCGGCGGGCACCGACCTCGTGGTGCCCGGCCAGGCGCCGGCGACCCGTCAGGTCGTGACGGGCGTGTCCGTCGAGGGCAGCGAGGTCGGCGACGAGGACGCGGGCGCGCTGCGGCTGCTCGCGCCGGGGGAGGAGGCCACGACCGCCGCGGTGTCCCTGCTGGGCCCCGACGGTCCGACGCCGCTGCCCGGCGCCGAGTCGGTCGAGCTGCGGCCGGGCGAGGTCACCGACGTGCCGCTGGGCGGCGTCGCCGCCGGCACCTACACGCTCGTGGTCGACGCCGACCAGCCCGTCGTGGCGTCCGCCGTGCTCACCCGGCCGGGTGCGGCCGGGGAGCTCGACGACGTGCCGAGCCTGGAACGCGCGTGGGCGGCGTCGTCCTCGCCCGCCGACGGCGGCGTCGCGGTCCTGCCCGAGACGACGGCCGGCTCGCTCGTGCTCGCGGGCCTCCCCGCACCCGGTCTCGCCGCGGACTCGGTCGACGGCGGCGGCACGGCGGCCGCGACCGTGCGCCTGCTCGGTGACGACGGCCGCGTCGTGGCCGAGCGGCGGGTCGCGGTCCCCGTCGGGACGACCGGTGCGTGGTCCGTCGAGGCGCTGGTCGGCGGCGACGGCGTCGTCACACCGTCGACGTCCCTCGCGGCGCCGACCGGCACACCCGTCGTGCGCGCCGTGGACGTGGTCCTCGACGACGGCACCGAGGCGGCGTGGGCGCTCGTGGTGGGGCTGTCCCGGCCGGACGGCGTGCTCTTCTCCGTGCTGCAGCCCGTGCCCGCGCTCGTGCGCGCACCCGACGTCGCGGTGCAGCACGACCCGCGCCTCGGGACCCGCTGA
- a CDS encoding glycosyltransferase family 2 protein produces the protein MSSPAPTVRVVCVVYHPGEELERFARTLAGATTAPYELVVVDNGDDPTVAREVAARHGARVVESGANLGYGGGANLGARDAASPWLVVANSDLEWGPGSLDVLLAAGAEHPRAGALGPALLNVDGTVYPSARALPSLTQGAGHALLVRVWPGNPWTRTYRAQHEDGGDQREAGWLSGACLLLRRTAFEEVGGFDDGYFMFFEDVDLGERLGRAGWSNLYVPDARVTHVGGTSWRERPARMISAHHTSAARYVGRRYPHVWQWPVRVAVGVGLRLRERAELRAAVR, from the coding sequence ATGAGCAGCCCCGCCCCCACCGTCCGAGTCGTCTGCGTCGTCTACCACCCCGGCGAGGAGCTGGAGCGCTTCGCGCGCACCCTCGCCGGCGCGACGACCGCCCCCTACGAGCTCGTCGTCGTCGACAACGGCGACGACCCGACGGTCGCCCGCGAGGTCGCCGCACGGCACGGCGCCCGCGTGGTCGAGTCGGGCGCGAACCTCGGCTACGGCGGCGGCGCGAACCTCGGCGCCCGGGACGCGGCGTCGCCGTGGCTCGTCGTCGCGAACTCGGACCTCGAGTGGGGCCCCGGCTCGCTCGACGTGCTCCTCGCCGCCGGTGCGGAGCACCCCCGTGCGGGTGCGCTCGGCCCGGCCCTGCTCAACGTCGACGGCACCGTCTACCCGTCGGCCCGCGCGCTGCCGTCGCTCACCCAGGGCGCCGGGCACGCGCTGCTCGTCCGGGTGTGGCCCGGCAACCCGTGGACCCGGACCTACCGCGCGCAGCACGAGGACGGCGGCGACCAGCGCGAGGCCGGCTGGCTCTCGGGGGCGTGCCTCCTGCTGCGCCGGACCGCGTTCGAGGAGGTCGGCGGGTTCGACGACGGCTACTTCATGTTCTTCGAGGACGTCGACCTCGGCGAGCGGCTCGGCCGCGCCGGCTGGTCGAACCTGTACGTCCCCGACGCGCGCGTCACGCACGTCGGCGGCACGTCGTGGCGCGAGCGGCCCGCCCGCATGATCTCCGCGCACCACACGAGCGCGGCCCGCTACGTCGGGCGCCGCTACCCGCACGTCTGGCAGTGGCCCGTGCGCGTCGCGGTCGGGGTCGGCCTGCGCCTGCGGGAACGCGCGGAGCTGCGCGCCGCCGTGCGCTGA
- a CDS encoding metallopeptidase family protein, producing MTSAGHSHAPGHRAGPLGRRGAAPAPGEARVQPVRRRDRRGRGPRGPMMPSTMPAYRTRAERFDDLVLDAVERLERRWTRQLDGTEFAVEDVPPSNPAPWEHGGVPLGRYFPADSGLPARIVVYRRPVESRATDAADLADLVRDVVVEQVAHLLGRAPEDVDPGYGDAH from the coding sequence GTGACGTCCGCCGGCCACTCCCACGCTCCCGGGCACCGGGCCGGCCCGCTCGGTCGCCGCGGCGCCGCCCCCGCACCGGGCGAGGCGCGCGTCCAGCCGGTGCGGAGGCGCGACCGTCGTGGCCGGGGCCCGCGCGGCCCGATGATGCCGTCGACCATGCCCGCGTACCGCACGCGGGCGGAACGGTTCGACGACCTCGTCCTCGACGCCGTGGAGCGGCTCGAGCGGCGCTGGACCCGGCAGCTCGACGGCACCGAGTTCGCGGTCGAGGACGTGCCGCCGTCCAACCCGGCGCCGTGGGAGCACGGCGGGGTGCCGCTCGGCCGCTACTTCCCCGCCGACTCCGGGCTGCCCGCGCGCATCGTCGTGTACCGCCGCCCGGTCGAGTCGCGCGCCACGGACGCCGCCGACCTCGCGGACCTGGTGCGTGACGTCGTCGTCGAGCAGGTGGCGCACCTCCTGGGACGGGCCCCCGAGGACGTGGACCCCGGGTACGGTGACGCCCACTAA
- a CDS encoding DUF3499 domain-containing protein: MRSVRQCSRTACGRAAVATLTYVYADSTAVLGPLAHHAEPHSYDLCVEHAERLTAPRGWEVVRLTPDFTPAAPSRDDLLALADAVREAGRGRLAAPAAAPAAEPVPDTLADAPRRGHLRVLRGEG; the protein is encoded by the coding sequence GTGAGATCCGTCCGGCAGTGCTCGCGCACGGCGTGCGGCCGTGCCGCCGTGGCCACGCTGACCTACGTGTACGCCGACTCGACGGCCGTCCTGGGCCCGCTGGCGCACCACGCCGAGCCGCACTCCTACGACCTGTGCGTCGAGCACGCCGAGCGGCTCACGGCCCCCCGCGGCTGGGAGGTCGTCCGGTTGACGCCGGACTTCACCCCTGCCGCGCCGAGCCGCGACGACCTGCTCGCGCTGGCCGACGCCGTGCGTGAGGCGGGTCGCGGACGGCTCGCCGCCCCGGCCGCCGCGCCCGCGGCCGAGCCGGTGCCCGACACGCTCGCGGACGCGCCCCGTCGCGGGCACCTGCGCGTGCTGCGGGGAGAGGGCTGA
- a CDS encoding phosphomannomutase/phosphoglucomutase codes for MPGVTTPSPDRVDLSALIKAYDVRGVVPEQLDASVARAIGAAFADVVVLPETTGRPRAVVGNDMRPSGPELVAAFAAGLTARGVDVELIGLASTDGLYFASGSLDIPGAMFTASHNPAEYNGIKLCRAGARPVGQDSGLATIRELAGDYLTSGVPEVADEARGTVTEREMLAAYAGFLRTLVDLSGIRPLKVVVDAGNGMGGYTAPAVLGTAAGLPELPLDVVPLYFELDGTFPNHEANPLEPENLRDLQRAVVEHGADIGLAFDGDADRCFVVDERGEPVSPSAVTALVGLREVARERAEGRTPTVIHNLITSMVVPDLLTAAGARTVRTRVGHSFIKAEMAAHEAVFGGEHSAHYYFRDFFFADTGMLAALHVLAALGGQPHPLSALADQYQPYVASGEINSRVVDVAAARARVVEAYVTRQGAGPVEVDELDGLTVSHWDGQPQWWFNLRASNTEPLLRLNVEAADEDIMEKVRDDVLALVRQGEDD; via the coding sequence ATGCCGGGTGTGACGACTCCTTCGCCCGACCGTGTCGACCTGTCCGCGCTGATCAAGGCCTACGACGTCCGGGGTGTCGTCCCCGAGCAGCTCGACGCGAGCGTCGCGCGGGCGATCGGCGCCGCGTTCGCGGACGTCGTCGTCCTCCCCGAGACGACCGGCCGGCCGCGCGCGGTCGTCGGCAACGACATGCGGCCGTCAGGCCCGGAGCTCGTCGCCGCGTTCGCCGCAGGACTCACCGCACGCGGAGTCGACGTGGAGCTCATCGGGCTCGCGTCGACCGACGGCCTGTACTTCGCGTCGGGCTCGCTCGACATCCCGGGCGCGATGTTCACCGCGAGCCACAACCCGGCCGAGTACAACGGCATCAAGCTGTGCCGCGCGGGCGCCCGCCCGGTCGGCCAGGACTCCGGCCTCGCGACGATCCGCGAGCTCGCGGGCGACTACCTCACGTCGGGCGTGCCGGAGGTCGCCGACGAGGCGCGCGGCACCGTCACCGAGCGCGAGATGCTCGCGGCGTACGCGGGCTTCCTGCGCACGCTCGTCGACCTGTCGGGGATCCGCCCGCTCAAGGTCGTCGTCGACGCCGGCAACGGCATGGGCGGGTACACGGCGCCGGCGGTGCTCGGCACCGCGGCGGGCCTGCCGGAGCTGCCGCTCGACGTCGTCCCGCTGTACTTCGAGCTCGACGGCACGTTCCCGAACCACGAGGCCAACCCGCTGGAGCCGGAGAACCTGCGCGACCTGCAGCGCGCGGTCGTCGAGCACGGCGCCGACATCGGGCTCGCGTTCGACGGCGACGCGGACCGCTGCTTCGTCGTGGACGAGCGCGGCGAGCCGGTGAGCCCGTCGGCCGTCACGGCGCTCGTGGGCCTGCGGGAGGTCGCGCGCGAGCGGGCCGAGGGCCGCACGCCGACCGTGATCCACAACCTCATCACGTCGATGGTCGTGCCCGACCTCCTCACCGCGGCGGGCGCCCGGACGGTGCGCACGCGCGTCGGCCACTCGTTCATCAAGGCCGAGATGGCCGCGCACGAGGCCGTGTTCGGCGGCGAGCACAGCGCGCACTACTACTTCCGCGACTTCTTCTTCGCCGACACCGGCATGCTCGCGGCGCTGCACGTGCTCGCGGCCCTCGGCGGCCAGCCGCACCCGCTGTCGGCGCTGGCCGACCAGTACCAGCCGTACGTCGCGAGCGGCGAGATCAACTCGCGGGTCGTGGACGTCGCCGCCGCCCGTGCGCGGGTCGTCGAGGCGTACGTGACCCGGCAGGGTGCGGGGCCGGTCGAGGTCGACGAGCTCGACGGGCTCACGGTGTCGCACTGGGACGGCCAGCCGCAGTGGTGGTTCAACCTGCGCGCGTCGAACACCGAGCCGCTGCTGCGGCTCAACGTGGAGGCCGCGGACGAGGACATCATGGAGAAGGTGCGCGACGACGTCCTGGCGCTCGTGCGCCAGGGAGAGGACGACTGA
- a CDS encoding Trm112 family protein has product MSTDATHPLEPWVRDLLRCPVSGATLVDATGPDGEPLLVSTHPTEPLAYPVRDGIPVLLADEARPAPGR; this is encoded by the coding sequence ATGAGCACCGACGCCACGCACCCGCTGGAGCCGTGGGTCCGGGACCTGCTGCGCTGCCCGGTGTCCGGCGCGACCCTGGTCGACGCGACCGGTCCGGACGGCGAGCCGCTGCTCGTCTCCACGCACCCGACGGAGCCGCTCGCGTACCCGGTGCGCGACGGCATCCCCGTGCTGCTCGCGGACGAGGCGCGCCCGGCACCCGGTCGCTGA
- the ahcY gene encoding adenosylhomocysteinase, producing the protein MARFSEVPGRYQVRDLAFAEAGRHQVRLAEHEMPGLMALRAELGPSQPLAGARISGSLHMTVQTAVLIETLVALGAEVRWASCNIFSTQDEAAAAVVVGPHGTVEEPAGPAVFAWKGETLEEYWACTQAALLWPDGRGPDLILDDGGDATLLVHEGARYEAVGTVPDAPAPGDPEHSAELAVVRDLLRRSLADDPRRWTRVADGIVGVSEETTTGVHRLYQRAEAGELRFPAINVNDSVTKSKFDNRYGIRHSLPDGLDRATDVLIGGKVAFVVGYGDVGKGAAEALRGQGARVIVSEVDPICALQAAMDGYQVARLDDVVGDVDFVITATGNRSVVTVEHLAALKDKAVVGNIGHFDDEIDMAGLAAYPGVRRTELKPQVHEWTFPADDATGRGERSVIVLSEGRLLNLGNATGHPSFVMSTSFSNQVIAQVELFTRQGAYDRQVHRLPKVLDEKVARLHLDALGVRLTRLTKDQAAYLGVEVDGPYKPEHYRY; encoded by the coding sequence ATGGCGAGGTTCAGCGAGGTCCCCGGTCGGTACCAGGTGCGCGACCTCGCGTTCGCGGAGGCGGGCCGACACCAGGTCCGCCTCGCCGAGCACGAGATGCCCGGTCTCATGGCGCTGCGCGCCGAGCTCGGACCGTCGCAGCCGCTCGCCGGTGCGCGGATCAGCGGCTCGTTGCACATGACCGTGCAGACGGCGGTGCTCATCGAGACGCTCGTCGCGCTCGGCGCCGAGGTCCGCTGGGCGTCGTGCAACATCTTCTCCACGCAGGACGAGGCCGCCGCGGCGGTCGTCGTCGGCCCGCACGGGACCGTCGAGGAGCCCGCCGGACCCGCGGTGTTCGCGTGGAAGGGCGAGACGCTCGAGGAGTACTGGGCCTGCACGCAGGCCGCGCTGCTGTGGCCCGACGGTCGCGGGCCCGACCTGATCCTCGACGACGGGGGCGACGCGACCCTTCTCGTGCACGAGGGTGCCCGCTACGAGGCCGTGGGCACGGTCCCCGATGCCCCCGCGCCCGGCGACCCCGAGCACTCCGCCGAGCTCGCGGTCGTGCGGGACCTGCTGCGCCGCTCGCTCGCCGACGACCCCCGGCGCTGGACCCGCGTCGCCGACGGGATCGTCGGGGTCTCCGAGGAGACGACGACCGGCGTGCACCGGCTGTACCAGCGCGCTGAGGCCGGGGAGCTGCGGTTCCCCGCCATCAACGTCAACGACTCGGTCACCAAGTCGAAGTTCGACAACCGGTACGGCATCCGGCACTCCCTGCCCGACGGGCTGGACCGGGCCACCGACGTGCTCATCGGCGGGAAGGTCGCGTTCGTCGTCGGCTACGGCGACGTCGGCAAGGGTGCGGCGGAGGCGCTGCGCGGGCAGGGCGCGCGCGTGATCGTGTCCGAGGTCGACCCGATCTGCGCGCTGCAGGCCGCGATGGACGGCTACCAGGTGGCGCGGCTCGACGACGTCGTGGGCGACGTCGACTTCGTGATCACGGCCACAGGGAACCGGTCGGTCGTCACGGTCGAGCACCTGGCCGCCCTCAAGGACAAGGCGGTCGTCGGCAACATCGGGCACTTCGACGACGAGATCGACATGGCCGGCCTGGCCGCCTACCCGGGAGTCCGGCGCACCGAGCTCAAGCCGCAGGTGCACGAGTGGACGTTCCCCGCCGACGACGCGACCGGCCGCGGCGAGCGGTCCGTCATCGTGCTCTCCGAGGGGCGGCTGCTCAACCTCGGCAACGCGACCGGGCACCCGTCGTTCGTCATGAGCACGTCGTTCTCCAACCAGGTGATCGCCCAGGTGGAGCTGTTCACGCGGCAGGGCGCCTACGACCGGCAGGTGCACCGCCTGCCCAAGGTGCTCGACGAGAAGGTCGCCCGGCTGCACCTCGACGCGCTGGGCGTCCGGCTCACGCGGCTCACGAAGGACCAGGCGGCGTACCTGGGCGTCGAGGTCGACGGACCGTACAAGCCGGAGCACTACCGGTACTGA
- a CDS encoding RDD family protein produces MVEDEILIGEGVLLDTRAASALTRLVAALIDLAALAVALIVLMIVLSTTMPAVMSDEAGRIMTIVLLATVTVIYPTTMETLSRGRSLGKLALGIRIVRDDGGPLVFRQALVRALVGVIELWATFGSVAFLCSLVHPRSKRVGDILAGTYAVRVRGGTRRAPVQMPPWLAGWARGADVARLPDGLALAVRQFLARATGLHPASRVELGTRLSTEVARYVSPDPPPGTHPEAFLAAVLAERRERELVARLRDDARDAADARVLHRLPHGVPDPVD; encoded by the coding sequence ATGGTCGAGGACGAGATCCTCATCGGCGAGGGCGTGCTGCTCGACACCCGCGCGGCGTCGGCGCTGACGCGCCTCGTGGCGGCGCTCATCGACCTCGCGGCGCTCGCGGTGGCGCTGATCGTGCTCATGATCGTGCTGAGCACCACCATGCCCGCCGTGATGTCGGACGAGGCGGGCCGGATCATGACGATCGTGCTGCTCGCGACGGTCACGGTGATCTACCCGACGACGATGGAGACGCTCAGCCGCGGCCGGTCGCTCGGCAAGCTCGCGCTGGGCATCCGGATCGTGCGTGACGACGGCGGCCCGCTCGTGTTCCGGCAGGCGCTGGTCCGCGCGCTCGTCGGGGTGATCGAGCTGTGGGCGACGTTCGGGTCGGTCGCGTTCCTCTGCTCGCTCGTGCACCCGCGCAGCAAGCGGGTGGGCGACATCCTCGCCGGCACGTACGCCGTCCGGGTCCGCGGCGGGACGCGGCGCGCACCCGTGCAGATGCCGCCGTGGCTCGCCGGCTGGGCGCGGGGCGCCGACGTCGCGCGGCTCCCCGACGGCCTCGCGCTCGCCGTGCGCCAGTTCCTGGCGCGCGCGACCGGCCTGCACCCCGCGTCCCGCGTCGAGCTCGGCACCCGGCTGTCGACCGAGGTCGCACGGTACGTGAGCCCCGACCCGCCCCCCGGGACCCACCCGGAGGCGTTCCTCGCGGCCGTGCTGGCCGAGCGGCGCGAGCGTGAGCTCGTGGCGCGGCTGCGCGACGACGCCCGGGACGCGGCCGACGCGCGCGTGCTGCACCGCCTCCCGCACGGCGTGCCCGACCCGGTCGACTGA